A stretch of the Neptunomonas phycophila genome encodes the following:
- the cysB gene encoding HTH-type transcriptional regulator CysB: MKLQQLRYIWEVARHDLNVSATAQSLYTSQPGISKQIRLLEDELGVEVFARSGKHLTRVTPAGEAILDIAGEILQKVESIKQVAQEFSDEKMGSLAVATTHTQARYALPKTITEFIKSYPDVSLHMHQGTPMQISEMAADGTVDFAIATEAMSHFSDLIMMPCYRWNRSVIVPKDHPLTQVSKLTLADLAQYPIVTYVFGFTGRSKLDDAFKKEGLDPKVVFTAVDSDVIKAYVRLNLGVGIVATMAYEPNVDTDLVALDASHLFESSTTKIGFRKGTFLRGYMFDFIHLFAPHLTKDVIRQVLDCSTRAEIDELFADLELPVM, translated from the coding sequence ATGAAACTCCAGCAATTGCGCTATATTTGGGAAGTTGCACGTCACGACCTAAATGTTTCTGCTACAGCGCAAAGTTTATACACCTCCCAACCCGGAATTAGCAAACAAATCCGCTTGTTAGAAGATGAGCTGGGTGTAGAAGTGTTTGCGCGCAGTGGCAAGCACTTGACCCGTGTTACTCCGGCGGGGGAAGCTATTCTTGATATTGCAGGCGAGATACTGCAAAAAGTAGAAAGCATAAAGCAGGTGGCACAAGAGTTTAGTGATGAGAAGATGGGGAGCTTAGCCGTAGCAACGACCCATACCCAAGCTCGTTATGCCTTGCCTAAAACGATTACAGAATTTATTAAAAGCTACCCTGATGTTTCTTTGCATATGCACCAAGGGACGCCTATGCAAATTTCTGAAATGGCGGCTGACGGTACGGTCGATTTTGCGATAGCAACGGAGGCAATGTCTCATTTTTCTGATCTGATCATGATGCCTTGTTACCGTTGGAATCGTTCGGTTATTGTCCCTAAAGACCATCCGTTGACCCAAGTTTCAAAATTAACACTAGCTGATTTAGCGCAATATCCTATTGTAACTTATGTGTTTGGTTTTACGGGTCGTTCTAAATTAGATGATGCGTTTAAAAAAGAAGGCTTAGATCCTAAAGTCGTTTTTACAGCAGTTGATTCGGATGTTATCAAAGCGTATGTGCGGCTTAACTTAGGCGTAGGTATTGTTGCTACTATGGCTTACGAGCCAAACGTAGATACGGACTTGGTAGCGCTGGATGCTAGCCACTTGTTTGAGTCCAGCACGACTAAAATAGGGTTCCGAAAAGGCACCTTCTTACGTGGTTATATGTTTGACTTTATTCATCTGTTTGCACCGCATTTAACAAAAGATGTGATCAGGCAGGTGTTAGATTGCAGCACCCGAGCCGAAATAGATGAGTTGTTTGCCGACTTAGAGTTACCCGTGATGTAG
- the thrH gene encoding bifunctional phosphoserine phosphatase/homoserine phosphotransferase ThrH, which translates to MELACLDLEGVLIPEIWIAFAEETGIEALKATTRDIPDYDVLMKQRLRILDENGLTLPQIQDTISRLSPLEGARDFIDWLRERFQVVILSDTFYEFAEPLMRQLGFPTLLCHKLEVDENGRITDYTLRQRDPKRQSVRAFQLLNYRVIAAGDSYNDTTMLKQAESGILFHAPDNVIAEFPQFPAVHTFEDLKKQFIQASVRDLSL; encoded by the coding sequence GTGGAGTTAGCTTGTCTTGATCTAGAAGGTGTATTGATTCCGGAAATTTGGATCGCGTTTGCAGAAGAAACCGGCATTGAGGCCTTAAAAGCGACAACGCGTGATATTCCTGATTATGATGTTCTAATGAAGCAGCGTTTGCGCATTTTGGATGAAAATGGCCTAACATTGCCGCAAATTCAAGATACCATTAGCCGTCTATCTCCGTTAGAAGGTGCGCGCGATTTTATAGATTGGTTAAGGGAGCGTTTCCAAGTCGTTATTTTGTCGGACACTTTCTATGAGTTTGCTGAGCCGCTTATGCGCCAGCTAGGCTTCCCTACATTGTTATGCCATAAGCTAGAAGTAGATGAAAATGGCCGCATTACCGATTATACCCTACGTCAACGAGACCCTAAGCGTCAGTCTGTGCGTGCTTTTCAGTTGTTGAATTACCGGGTTATCGCAGCAGGTGATTCGTATAATGACACTACCATGCTCAAACAAGCTGAATCAGGTATTTTATTCCATGCACCTGATAATGTGATTGCTGAATTCCCTCAGTTTCCAGCAGTGCACACATTTGAAGACCTTAAGAAGCAGTTTATACAAGCCAGTGTCCGCGACTTGTCCTTGTAA
- a CDS encoding DEAD/DEAH box helicase, which produces MSKYILREYQQEAVTKTIEHFKGSARSAVIVLPTGAGKSLVIAELAKRARGKIIVLAHVKELVEQNYDKFRSFDLDAGIFSAGLNQKNLEHPVTFASVQSLARNLEQLSTSYSLLIIDECHRLSDDENSQYQKIITHLKKLNPKMRVLGLTATPYRLGLGWIYQYHYRGYIRSDEPRPFDHCIYELPLRYMITRQFLTPPKLMDAAVAHYDFSSINPNNLGELPEKPVNELLKQCKRVTKAITQQIIEQAKDRTGVMIFAATVLHAQEVFSYLPSEQAVLITGATDSKLRDQYIEDFKRHTIKYLVNVSVLTTGFDAPHVDMIAILRPTASVSLYQQIVGRGLRLSEGKTDCLIIDYAGNHYDLFQPEVGEKQPNPDSEIVQVFCPDCGFANIFWGKTDGCGNVVEHFGRRCQHAEPDDNGVLQRCNYRFRFKSCVFCGAENDIAARQCHQCSEALVDPDDQLKKALQLKDAMVLRCAGVSFSNQENTLTVTYHGEDGETLKERFIFDYDSHQEQFNHLFARRLKKGTQALPFKAIEDVLAKQAHIKSPDFVVAYKEKRYWRVHARIFDYEGRYRKAHQL; this is translated from the coding sequence ATGTCTAAATATATACTGAGAGAATATCAACAAGAAGCTGTTACAAAGACCATTGAACACTTTAAAGGTTCCGCACGTTCTGCTGTAATCGTTTTACCTACTGGCGCAGGTAAAAGTTTAGTCATTGCCGAACTAGCAAAACGTGCCCGAGGTAAAATCATAGTACTGGCTCACGTCAAGGAACTTGTAGAGCAAAATTACGATAAGTTTCGCTCATTTGATTTAGACGCCGGTATCTTTTCAGCGGGTCTTAATCAAAAAAACTTAGAACACCCCGTTACTTTTGCCAGTGTCCAGTCCTTGGCGCGCAATCTTGAGCAATTATCAACCTCTTACTCTCTACTCATCATTGACGAATGCCACCGGCTAAGCGATGACGAGAATAGCCAATATCAAAAAATCATAACTCATCTAAAGAAGCTAAACCCTAAGATGCGTGTTCTCGGGCTAACCGCAACGCCCTATCGTTTAGGGCTAGGTTGGATTTACCAATACCATTACCGAGGCTATATACGCAGTGATGAGCCCCGACCGTTTGATCATTGCATATACGAATTGCCGCTTAGATATATGATTACACGGCAGTTTTTAACGCCCCCCAAACTCATGGATGCCGCGGTTGCACATTATGATTTCTCTAGCATTAACCCAAACAATCTAGGCGAATTACCAGAAAAGCCTGTCAACGAACTACTCAAACAGTGCAAGCGCGTTACGAAAGCAATTACTCAACAAATAATAGAGCAAGCCAAAGACCGAACAGGCGTGATGATTTTTGCGGCTACCGTCTTGCATGCCCAAGAGGTATTTAGTTATCTCCCGAGCGAACAAGCGGTGCTCATTACCGGAGCAACAGACAGTAAGTTGCGTGATCAATACATAGAGGACTTTAAGCGTCATACAATAAAATATCTTGTTAACGTATCGGTTCTTACAACAGGCTTTGATGCTCCGCATGTTGATATGATTGCTATTCTTCGCCCTACGGCTTCCGTTAGTCTATACCAGCAAATTGTAGGGCGCGGGCTTCGATTATCTGAAGGTAAAACGGATTGCCTTATCATCGATTACGCCGGGAACCACTACGACTTATTCCAACCAGAAGTCGGAGAAAAACAACCCAACCCTGATTCTGAGATAGTACAAGTATTCTGCCCTGACTGCGGATTTGCCAATATATTTTGGGGGAAAACCGACGGTTGCGGCAATGTTGTTGAGCATTTTGGTAGACGCTGCCAACATGCGGAGCCAGATGATAATGGGGTATTGCAACGATGTAATTACCGCTTTCGATTTAAAAGCTGTGTTTTCTGTGGAGCCGAAAACGACATAGCGGCTCGCCAATGTCATCAATGCTCCGAAGCCTTAGTAGATCCGGACGATCAACTTAAGAAAGCTTTGCAACTAAAAGATGCAATGGTTTTACGTTGTGCGGGAGTATCTTTTTCAAATCAAGAGAATACCTTAACAGTGACATATCATGGTGAAGACGGAGAGACACTAAAAGAACGCTTTATTTTTGATTACGACTCTCACCAAGAACAATTTAACCATTTATTCGCTCGAAGACTTAAGAAAGGAACACAAGCCTTACCTTTCAAAGCAATAGAAGATGTTTTGGCCAAACAAGCTCATATAAAATCGCCCGACTTTGTTGTCGCCTATAAAGAGAAAAGATATTGGCGTGTTCATGCTAGGATTTTTGATTACGAGGGTCGTTACCGCAAAGCCCATCAACTATAA
- the cysS gene encoding cysteine--tRNA ligase: MLQIYNTLTRQKAPFKPLVDGHISMYVCGITVYDYCHIGHARVMVCFDVITRYLRSQGWKVNYVRNITDVDDKIIKRAQDNNEPVDVLTARMIGAMHEDEDKLNVLRPDQEPKATAHIDDIVTMVSSLIDKGFAYAADNGDVYYRVEKFEGYGKLTRQNIEELRSGSRVEVGDTKESPLDFVLWKAAKPGEVSWESPWGAGRPGWHIECSAMSKCCLGETFDIHGGGPDLPFPHHENEIAQSEAANGCQYVNYWMHAGPVRVNKEKMSKSLGNFFTIREVLKTYDAEVVRFFLSSVHYRSYIDYSEDSLKDARSGLERFYQALRSVEPVEGVVKNDFTERFNQAMSDDFNTPKAFAVMFELVNELNKASRELLPEAPALAYQLKSLGGVLGLLQQNPAAFLQGESKAGEITAEQIEALIEDRKQARSNKDFAASDRIRDELAAQGIILKDSREGTTWFREG, from the coding sequence ATGCTCCAGATCTATAACACGCTTACTCGCCAAAAAGCTCCTTTTAAACCCTTGGTTGATGGTCATATCAGTATGTATGTGTGCGGTATTACCGTCTACGATTATTGTCATATTGGACACGCGCGTGTGATGGTCTGTTTTGATGTGATTACTCGTTATTTACGCTCACAGGGTTGGAAAGTTAATTATGTGCGTAACATTACAGATGTTGATGACAAAATCATCAAGCGTGCTCAAGATAATAACGAACCCGTTGATGTATTAACTGCACGTATGATTGGCGCTATGCATGAAGACGAAGATAAGCTGAACGTGTTACGCCCAGACCAGGAGCCTAAAGCAACCGCACATATCGATGATATTGTTACGATGGTGTCGTCCTTGATTGATAAAGGCTTCGCTTATGCGGCTGACAATGGTGATGTGTATTATCGAGTAGAAAAGTTTGAAGGTTATGGAAAATTAACGCGCCAAAACATAGAGGAGCTGCGTTCAGGTTCTCGTGTAGAAGTTGGTGATACTAAAGAGAGTCCGTTAGATTTTGTTTTATGGAAAGCAGCAAAACCCGGTGAAGTCAGTTGGGAGTCACCTTGGGGGGCAGGGCGACCTGGTTGGCATATTGAGTGTTCTGCAATGTCAAAATGCTGTCTTGGCGAGACGTTTGATATCCATGGCGGTGGCCCGGATCTACCATTTCCTCACCATGAAAACGAAATTGCGCAATCTGAGGCAGCAAATGGCTGTCAATATGTAAATTATTGGATGCATGCTGGTCCTGTTCGCGTCAATAAAGAAAAGATGTCTAAATCTTTGGGTAACTTTTTTACGATTCGTGAAGTATTAAAAACCTACGACGCTGAAGTGGTGCGTTTCTTTTTGTCGAGCGTGCATTATCGTAGCTATATTGACTACAGTGAAGATAGCTTGAAGGACGCAAGAAGTGGTCTTGAGCGCTTTTACCAAGCGCTACGATCAGTAGAGCCTGTAGAGGGTGTTGTTAAGAACGATTTTACTGAGCGATTCAATCAAGCAATGAGCGACGATTTTAATACGCCTAAGGCATTTGCCGTTATGTTTGAGTTGGTTAATGAGCTTAATAAGGCAAGTCGTGAGCTATTACCTGAAGCGCCGGCTTTAGCTTATCAATTGAAGTCGTTGGGTGGGGTGTTAGGTTTGCTGCAGCAAAATCCGGCGGCTTTTTTGCAGGGCGAGTCTAAGGCGGGAGAGATTACGGCTGAACAGATAGAAGCGCTCATCGAAGACAGAAAGCAAGCTCGTTCCAATAAAGACTTTGCTGCATCCGATCGTATTAGGGATGAATTGGCGGCCCAAGGTATTATTTTGAAAGACAGTCGTGAAGGAACTACGTGGTTCCGCGAGGGCTAG
- the folD gene encoding bifunctional methylenetetrahydrofolate dehydrogenase/methenyltetrahydrofolate cyclohydrolase FolD, whose amino-acid sequence MTAQIIDGKQIAANVRKDVAARIKQRLSEGKRAPCLAVVIVGDDPASHVYVRNKKNACKEVGILSESYDLPDTTNQAELLSLVDKLNRDANVDGILVQLPLPDALDANEILERIKPEKDVDGFHAFNLGRLAQRMPVLRPCTPKGVIKLLESTGINFKGQEAVVVGASNIVGRPMSLELLLAGCTVTTTHRFTRDLPGHLARADIVVVGVGIPELVKGEWIKEGAIVIDVGINRLEDGRLVGDVEFAPAAERASWITPVPGGVGPMTVACLMENTLEAADKA is encoded by the coding sequence ATGACCGCACAGATTATCGATGGCAAGCAAATAGCCGCCAATGTACGTAAAGACGTAGCCGCACGCATTAAGCAACGCCTATCAGAAGGTAAACGCGCACCATGCCTAGCCGTAGTTATTGTAGGCGACGACCCTGCTTCACATGTTTATGTTCGGAATAAAAAAAATGCATGTAAAGAAGTCGGCATTCTTTCCGAGTCCTACGACCTACCCGACACAACCAATCAAGCAGAGCTATTATCATTAGTTGATAAACTTAATCGCGACGCAAATGTTGATGGCATTTTGGTTCAACTCCCTCTGCCGGATGCCCTCGATGCCAATGAAATACTTGAGCGCATCAAACCGGAAAAAGATGTAGATGGTTTTCACGCATTTAATTTAGGCCGCTTAGCTCAGCGTATGCCAGTGTTACGCCCGTGCACACCTAAAGGTGTTATCAAGCTTTTAGAGTCAACTGGGATCAATTTTAAAGGCCAAGAGGCTGTTGTAGTAGGTGCTTCTAATATTGTAGGCCGCCCCATGTCACTCGAACTACTATTAGCTGGCTGCACAGTAACCACAACGCATCGCTTTACCCGTGATTTGCCCGGCCATTTAGCCCGAGCTGATATTGTAGTGGTAGGGGTTGGCATACCCGAGCTAGTAAAAGGCGAATGGATCAAAGAAGGTGCGATTGTTATAGATGTAGGCATCAATCGACTTGAAGACGGGCGATTAGTGGGTGACGTTGAATTTGCTCCAGCCGCCGAGCGAGCAAGCTGGATTACCCCTGTACCTGGCGGCGTAGGGCCGATGACCGTGGCCTGCCTAATGGAAAACACATTAGAAGCCGCCGATAAAGCATAG